Proteins found in one Sporosarcina sp. FSL K6-3457 genomic segment:
- a CDS encoding NUDIX hydrolase yields MDVVFQTEQAVFNYRVAGIWIENGHVLLHRDVKESNWSLPGGRVAIAEDSQSSLIREFREELGIDVQVDRMAFVIENFFEHGGKDFHEIGFYYVVTADSNFASFHEQPFYGIEGERLVFQWTSIEELDRIELYPACLRTSLQKLQLHVQHFVVK; encoded by the coding sequence ATGGATGTCGTTTTTCAAACAGAACAAGCCGTCTTTAATTATCGTGTGGCGGGAATTTGGATAGAAAATGGACATGTTTTGTTGCATCGGGATGTCAAAGAGTCGAACTGGTCGCTGCCTGGAGGAAGGGTCGCCATTGCAGAGGATTCGCAAAGTAGCTTGATAAGAGAGTTCCGTGAAGAGTTGGGGATTGATGTACAGGTAGACAGAATGGCTTTCGTCATCGAAAATTTCTTTGAGCATGGTGGAAAAGACTTTCATGAAATCGGCTTTTATTATGTCGTAACGGCTGATAGTAATTTTGCATCTTTTCACGAACAGCCTTTTTATGGCATCGAGGGGGAGCGCTTGGTTTTTCAATGGACGTCTATTGAAGAGTTGGATAGGATTGAGCTGTATCCGGCATGTTTACGGACTTCATTACAAAAATTACAGCTGCATGTACAGCATTTTGTTGTGAAATAA
- a CDS encoding nitroreductase family protein has product MSVLDVIRSRREITSFQEKRIPRELLDQIVDAAYYAPSGNNLPSREFIIIENREKLDHLEKTTPFMKWMATAQAAIVVTGRPDISKYWLQDASIATAFIWLAAADLQLGLGFGAVYHSEDVEESRIRETYAREALNIPPDRRIVAILGLGFPVEKPQAKKMLDRNDIVFYETF; this is encoded by the coding sequence TTGTCTGTATTAGATGTTATTCGTTCACGGCGTGAGATTACGAGTTTTCAAGAGAAAAGAATTCCGAGGGAGCTATTGGATCAGATTGTAGATGCAGCTTATTATGCACCTTCGGGTAATAATCTACCTTCGCGAGAATTTATCATTATTGAAAATCGTGAAAAACTGGATCATTTAGAAAAAACGACGCCCTTCATGAAATGGATGGCTACGGCACAAGCCGCGATTGTTGTGACAGGGCGCCCGGATATTAGTAAGTATTGGCTGCAGGATGCCTCGATTGCGACTGCTTTTATATGGTTAGCTGCGGCAGATTTACAGCTTGGTCTAGGCTTTGGTGCTGTCTATCATTCAGAAGACGTGGAAGAATCACGAATTCGTGAAACGTACGCGCGGGAGGCTCTAAATATCCCGCCAGATCGTAGAATTGTTGCGATTTTAGGGCTTGGATTTCCTGTTGAAAAGCCACAGGCGAAAAAAATGTTAGATCGCAATGACATTGTATTTTATGAAACATTCTAA
- the thrS gene encoding threonine--tRNA ligase: MNNKQIEIQFPDGSRKEFPVGVTVADIAQSISSSLRKNVVAGKVNGQLSDLSHCIVEDAEIMLFTKDSDEGLQMLRHTTAHVLGQAVKRLYGDSQLGIGPVIDNGFFYDFQLSTSLNADDLEMIEKEMQSIIKENLPIERMEITYEEAEKLFEQRGELFKLELLKDIPEGEKISLYQQGEFIDLCRGPHLPSTGGIKAFKLTHVSGAYWRGDSDNQVLQRVYGIAFLKNKDLNEYLSFLEEAEQRDHRKLGKQLKLFMFSEEAPGMPFYLPNGQVIRTELENFSRAVQTKAGYAEVRTPFMMNQRMWEQSGHWDHYHENMYFSEVENVKFAMKPMNCPGHMLIFKNSLHSYRDLPIRMAEFGQVHRHEFSGALNGLLRVRTFCQDDAHIFVRQDQIQSEIQQVIHLIDEMYQTFGFDYSVELSTRPEQSLGSDEMWNDSEEALRTVLEDLAIQYQLNEGDGAFYGPKIDFHIKDALGRSHQCGTIQLDFQMPEKFDLTYIDENNEKVRPVVIHRAIFGSIDRFFGILIEHFAGAFPIWLAPVQVQIIPVSSVHLDYALRVQSVLRNTGIRVDIDDRNEKLGYKIREAQLQKVPYTLVLGDNEVNDCTVNIRKFGSQTPESLSSENFTLLIKEQMEQRVL; the protein is encoded by the coding sequence ATGAATAACAAACAAATTGAGATTCAATTTCCAGATGGTAGCCGAAAGGAATTTCCAGTAGGCGTTACAGTAGCGGATATTGCGCAATCCATAAGTTCGAGCTTGAGAAAAAATGTTGTGGCAGGAAAAGTAAATGGACAATTATCAGATCTATCACATTGTATTGTAGAAGATGCTGAAATCATGTTGTTCACGAAGGACTCAGATGAAGGACTTCAAATGTTAAGACACACAACTGCACATGTGCTAGGGCAGGCGGTTAAAAGACTGTATGGTGATTCGCAGTTAGGCATTGGACCTGTAATTGACAACGGATTTTTCTATGATTTTCAGTTGTCAACTAGCCTAAATGCGGATGATTTAGAGATGATTGAAAAAGAGATGCAATCCATCATCAAGGAAAATCTACCAATCGAGCGAATGGAAATCACATACGAAGAGGCTGAAAAACTATTTGAGCAGCGTGGCGAATTGTTTAAATTGGAGTTGTTAAAAGACATTCCAGAGGGCGAGAAAATATCCCTTTATCAACAAGGGGAATTTATAGACCTTTGCCGCGGACCACATCTTCCGTCAACCGGAGGGATAAAAGCATTCAAGCTCACGCATGTGTCAGGCGCATATTGGCGTGGGGATAGCGACAATCAAGTGTTGCAGCGAGTTTATGGCATTGCTTTTTTGAAAAATAAGGATTTGAATGAGTATCTATCGTTTTTGGAGGAGGCAGAACAAAGGGATCATCGAAAGCTAGGTAAGCAATTGAAATTATTTATGTTCTCTGAAGAAGCGCCAGGCATGCCTTTTTATTTACCAAATGGGCAGGTGATACGCACAGAATTAGAAAACTTTTCACGTGCTGTTCAAACGAAAGCTGGCTATGCCGAAGTTCGCACGCCGTTCATGATGAACCAACGGATGTGGGAGCAATCAGGCCACTGGGACCATTATCATGAAAATATGTATTTTTCAGAGGTCGAAAACGTGAAATTTGCGATGAAGCCGATGAACTGTCCAGGGCATATGCTGATCTTTAAAAATAGCCTTCATTCGTACCGTGATTTGCCGATTCGAATGGCTGAATTTGGCCAGGTCCATCGCCATGAATTTAGTGGTGCGCTAAACGGCCTGTTACGTGTGCGAACATTTTGCCAAGATGATGCGCATATTTTTGTGAGGCAGGACCAAATCCAAAGCGAAATACAGCAAGTGATTCATTTGATTGATGAAATGTATCAAACTTTTGGTTTTGACTATTCGGTTGAACTATCAACAAGGCCAGAACAATCCCTGGGTAGTGATGAGATGTGGAATGATTCAGAAGAGGCGCTGCGCACTGTTTTGGAAGATTTAGCGATTCAATATCAATTGAATGAAGGCGACGGTGCATTTTACGGACCTAAAATCGACTTTCATATTAAAGACGCGCTAGGCCGTAGCCATCAATGCGGCACAATTCAGCTTGATTTTCAAATGCCTGAAAAGTTTGACCTGACGTATATTGATGAAAACAATGAAAAAGTTCGTCCTGTTGTGATTCATCGTGCGATTTTTGGCTCCATCGATCGTTTCTTTGGTATATTGATTGAACATTTTGCAGGTGCATTTCCAATCTGGCTTGCGCCTGTGCAGGTACAAATTATCCCTGTTTCGAGCGTTCATTTGGATTATGCATTACGTGTACAGTCTGTGTTAAGAAACACAGGCATTCGGGTAGACATTGACGACCGAAATGAGAAGCTAGGTTACAAAATAAGAGAAGCTCAATTGCAGAAGGTCCCCTATACACTTGTTCTTGGGGACAATGAAGTGAACGATTGCACAGTGAATATCAGGAAATTTGGAAGTCAAACACCGGAGAGCTTATCCAGCGAAAACTTTACTTTATTGATTAAAGAACAAATGGAGCAGCGTGTTCTTTAA
- a CDS encoding GNAT family N-acetyltransferase produces MQFVSETHRLILCVLDDSHLESVKEFWGDEEVMALCDGASSHDVLPRIIDAYRKCQEIHGLSVYAVKDKETNEIIGAAGFNIINSVSNIELIYHYSKKSWGKGFATEVASACIEIARNHGKVQMIMASASPENKRSLKVLEKVGFTFIGMKWFEDTQQEEPCYEYHY; encoded by the coding sequence GTGCAATTTGTGTCTGAAACTCATCGTTTAATTTTATGCGTATTGGATGACTCTCACCTAGAATCCGTGAAAGAGTTTTGGGGAGATGAGGAGGTAATGGCATTGTGCGATGGGGCTTCTTCACATGATGTGTTGCCTCGAATTATCGATGCTTATAGGAAATGTCAGGAAATACATGGCTTGTCTGTCTATGCTGTGAAAGATAAAGAAACGAATGAAATCATAGGTGCCGCTGGATTTAATATTATAAATTCAGTAAGCAATATAGAATTAATTTATCATTATAGTAAAAAGTCATGGGGCAAAGGATTTGCAACGGAAGTCGCAAGTGCATGTATCGAAATTGCTCGGAATCATGGGAAAGTACAAATGATTATGGCTTCTGCAAGCCCTGAAAATAAAAGGTCTTTAAAGGTTTTAGAGAAGGTTGGATTTACTTTTATCGGTATGAAATGGTTTGAGGATACGCAACAGGAAGAACCTTGTTATGAGTATCATTATTAA
- a CDS encoding NUDIX domain-containing protein → MGIRNSAKAIIIKEGKLLTLKMHENGGTYYILPGGGQEHGENLHQALERECKEELGAIVDIGELLFVREYIGKNHELAAYHSHAHQTEFMFLCTVHQNLFDAGTNPDKGQVGVEWLPIDDLLEYKLFPQALRPHIITYFNKGKVGTYVGDMN, encoded by the coding sequence ATGGGAATAAGAAATTCAGCAAAAGCAATTATCATTAAAGAAGGAAAGTTATTAACTTTAAAAATGCATGAGAATGGCGGAACCTATTATATTTTACCGGGTGGTGGTCAAGAACATGGTGAAAACCTTCATCAAGCCTTAGAAAGGGAATGTAAAGAGGAACTAGGTGCCATAGTTGATATTGGAGAATTGCTATTTGTACGTGAATATATCGGTAAAAACCATGAACTAGCTGCCTATCATTCGCATGCACATCAGACCGAATTTATGTTTTTATGTACTGTTCATCAAAATTTATTTGATGCTGGAACTAACCCAGACAAAGGACAAGTAGGGGTAGAATGGTTGCCGATTGATGATTTGTTGGAATATAAATTATTCCCCCAAGCATTGCGACCGCATATAATTACTTATTTTAATAAAGGAAAAGTGGGCACTTATGTAGGTGATATGAATTAA
- a CDS encoding Type 1 glutamine amidotransferase-like domain-containing protein yields MNRQIFAISGGGFSMESESQLDKYLLQLVSGNEKVHICFIPTASYDALGYIEKFYEAFHDHIPTHLLREDMESGEAKEKLMRQDIVYVGGGNTQYMLEVWKETSFLELLIEAYHQGVILAGISAGAMCWFDTCFSEMDNELYEEFKGIGMLEGTFCPHYNDKERKQVFDEWLKIQGKITSYLIEDYTALHFKNEVLVNRIVSN; encoded by the coding sequence ATGAATCGTCAAATTTTCGCGATTTCCGGCGGAGGATTTTCGATGGAGTCAGAATCCCAACTGGATAAGTATTTATTGCAATTAGTAAGTGGCAACGAGAAAGTACATATATGTTTTATCCCAACAGCGAGTTATGACGCGCTAGGATATATCGAGAAGTTTTATGAAGCATTTCACGACCATATACCTACACATCTACTCAGGGAAGATATGGAGTCTGGAGAGGCAAAAGAGAAGTTAATGCGGCAGGATATTGTCTATGTTGGTGGCGGAAACACACAATATATGCTCGAAGTTTGGAAGGAAACAAGCTTCCTGGAGTTACTGATTGAAGCATATCATCAAGGTGTTATTTTGGCAGGTATAAGTGCAGGCGCTATGTGCTGGTTCGATACATGTTTTAGCGAGATGGACAATGAACTGTATGAAGAGTTTAAAGGGATAGGTATGTTAGAAGGAACGTTTTGTCCGCATTATAACGACAAAGAACGTAAGCAGGTATTCGATGAGTGGCTAAAGATACAAGGGAAAATCACGTCTTATCTAATTGAAGATTACACCGCTTTACATTTTAAAAATGAAGTATTGGTAAATCGGATTGTTTCAAATTAA
- a CDS encoding IS1182 family transposase: MISNQETLDLSPYMAIYDIVVPKDNQLRQINDLVDFSFVYDELKNKYCLDNGRNAVSPIRMFKYLLLKSIFDLSDIDVVERSKYDMSFKYFLDMAPEDPVIDPSSLTKFRRLRLQDVGLLDLLIQKTVEIALDKKLITSKTIIVDATHTKSRYNQLSPKEFLTVNSKNVRKAVYKIDESMKEKFPAKTISNEVKDELAYCKEVILVIEKEAHLINIPAVREKLNVLKEVVEDYTEQLEYSADPDARVGHKTEDSSFFGYKTHIAISDERLITAAIVTTGEQSDGKYLQELIEKSQETGMEIETVIGDTAYSEKDNIRYAKKNELELVSKLNPQITHGARAKEDEFEFNKDAGMYVCKAGHMAIRKARIGKKNVGKNQSQTYYFDINKCKTCPLREGCYRDGAKSKTYSVTIKSTEHKDQEAFQNSEKFKEKAKSRYKIEAKNSELKHRHGYDVATSAGLFGMQIQGAMAIFAVNLKRIRTLMKESE; the protein is encoded by the coding sequence ATGATTTCAAACCAAGAAACGTTAGACCTCAGCCCATATATGGCGATTTACGATATCGTAGTGCCCAAAGATAATCAGCTCCGTCAAATCAATGACCTTGTTGACTTTTCTTTCGTATACGATGAATTAAAAAATAAATATTGTCTCGATAACGGCCGCAATGCAGTGTCGCCGATTCGGATGTTCAAATATTTATTGCTTAAATCAATCTTTGACCTATCTGATATTGATGTCGTAGAACGTTCTAAATACGATATGTCGTTTAAATATTTTCTTGATATGGCACCAGAAGATCCGGTGATTGACCCTAGTTCCTTAACGAAGTTCCGCAGACTTCGTCTTCAGGATGTAGGCTTATTAGATTTGCTGATTCAAAAGACGGTAGAAATCGCATTGGACAAGAAATTAATCACTAGTAAAACCATCATCGTGGACGCTACACATACTAAATCACGTTATAATCAACTGTCACCGAAAGAGTTTTTGACGGTCAATTCGAAAAATGTACGTAAAGCCGTCTATAAAATCGATGAATCTATGAAAGAGAAATTCCCAGCTAAAACAATTTCTAACGAAGTGAAAGATGAATTGGCTTATTGTAAAGAAGTCATTTTAGTGATTGAAAAAGAAGCCCATCTTATCAATATTCCAGCGGTCAGAGAGAAGTTAAATGTATTGAAGGAAGTTGTAGAAGACTACACGGAACAGCTTGAGTATTCGGCGGATCCAGATGCGCGTGTTGGTCATAAAACAGAAGATTCCTCTTTCTTTGGCTATAAAACGCATATTGCGATAAGTGACGAACGACTGATTACGGCTGCGATTGTGACAACTGGTGAACAAAGTGATGGGAAATATCTACAAGAGTTAATTGAGAAAAGCCAAGAAACCGGTATGGAAATTGAAACGGTGATTGGGGATACCGCGTACTCTGAAAAAGATAATATTCGTTATGCGAAGAAAAATGAGCTTGAACTCGTATCGAAATTAAATCCCCAAATCACGCATGGTGCACGCGCAAAAGAAGATGAATTTGAGTTTAATAAAGATGCAGGAATGTATGTGTGTAAAGCTGGTCATATGGCGATTCGGAAAGCGCGTATAGGAAAGAAGAATGTAGGGAAAAATCAAAGTCAAACCTATTATTTTGATATCAATAAATGTAAAACTTGTCCGCTTCGCGAAGGTTGTTATAGGGATGGCGCGAAAAGTAAAACCTATTCTGTTACGATTAAATCGACTGAACATAAAGATCAAGAAGCGTTCCAAAACAGCGAAAAATTTAAAGAGAAGGCAAAGTCTCGCTATAAAATTGAAGCGAAGAATAGTGAATTGAAACATAGACACGGGTATGATGTAGCCACATCCGCGGGTCTATTTGGTATGCAGATACAAGGAGCGATGGCTATATTTGCGGTCAACCTCAAACGGATTAGGACGCTAATGAAGGAATCAGAGTAA
- a CDS encoding MFS transporter: protein MSKEVNKRNTVLMIFAIFAISINMRPAITSIGPMLETIREQLVLSNAQVSLLTAVPVICMGIFAMLAPVLNHRFGLKGTMTVMIILVGVMTAVRGFLPGYPVLIGTAFIVGIAIAIMGPLLSAMIKQYFPDRAASIIGIYSFGMGVGSAASAGLTAVFFDKTGSYLFALGIWSVLALAGLVAWFLAMTSRVEVRQLDAVVVKMQRKKVKSPWKSRKAWLFLLFFGLQSSAFFSIITWLAPIATSAGMTLLQAGTLLSVMTTVQIFLNILLPQLMQRFPARKFWLLLMLIAGMASIILFWTGIHSLMWIGAVIMGIPLGGLFPVALLLPLDETETAEEASAWTAMMQTGGFIMGGLLPLLIALVFDWMANHQYTFVIMMLLYVLMLLLTFLIGDKKE, encoded by the coding sequence ATGTCTAAAGAAGTAAACAAACGGAATACAGTCCTCATGATTTTTGCGATTTTTGCAATATCTATTAATATGCGCCCGGCGATAACGTCTATCGGGCCAATGCTTGAAACCATTCGTGAACAATTAGTATTATCCAATGCACAGGTCAGTCTACTGACAGCAGTTCCCGTCATTTGCATGGGGATTTTCGCGATGTTGGCCCCGGTTTTGAACCATAGATTTGGTTTAAAGGGGACCATGACCGTGATGATTATCCTGGTTGGTGTTATGACAGCAGTTCGTGGCTTCTTGCCAGGTTATCCAGTGCTGATTGGCACTGCATTCATTGTCGGGATAGCCATTGCTATAATGGGCCCACTTCTTTCCGCTATGATTAAACAGTATTTCCCTGATCGAGCGGCATCTATCATTGGTATTTATTCATTCGGAATGGGTGTTGGATCAGCAGCGAGTGCAGGGTTGACAGCTGTCTTTTTTGACAAGACTGGATCTTACTTGTTTGCGTTAGGCATTTGGTCTGTGCTAGCGCTAGCTGGCTTAGTTGCCTGGTTTTTAGCGATGACAAGTCGGGTTGAGGTTCGCCAACTAGATGCAGTTGTCGTAAAAATGCAACGAAAAAAAGTGAAGTCTCCATGGAAATCGCGGAAAGCTTGGTTATTCTTATTGTTTTTTGGTCTACAATCTTCTGCATTCTTTTCGATTATTACATGGCTGGCACCCATCGCGACATCTGCCGGCATGACATTATTACAGGCGGGGACGCTTCTTAGTGTAATGACGACCGTGCAAATCTTTTTAAATATTCTTTTGCCACAGCTCATGCAACGTTTTCCAGCGCGGAAGTTCTGGTTATTGCTTATGCTGATCGCAGGAATGGCGTCAATCATTTTATTCTGGACAGGTATTCATTCACTTATGTGGATAGGTGCAGTCATCATGGGCATACCGCTCGGTGGGTTATTTCCAGTTGCGCTACTGTTGCCGCTGGATGAGACAGAGACTGCTGAGGAAGCGAGTGCATGGACGGCAATGATGCAAACAGGTGGATTCATCATGGGTGGATTATTGCCACTGCTAATTGCACTTGTCTTTGACTGGATGGCAAATCATCAGTATACGTTTGTTATTATGATGTTGTTGTATGTTTTGATGCTACTTTTGACATTTTTAATTGGCGACAAAAAAGAATAG
- a CDS encoding YolD-like family protein: MTAVPKPKKANKNVVVPQLTESDFIEIGEKIGEALEFGSEIEVTTYHRKQYESARGVVTDVDGQLGKLTLRVDFEDVKININAVVSVK; encoded by the coding sequence ATGACAGCGGTACCGAAACCCAAAAAAGCAAACAAGAATGTAGTTGTGCCTCAACTCACGGAATCTGACTTTATTGAAATTGGCGAGAAAATTGGTGAAGCGTTGGAATTTGGTAGTGAAATTGAAGTCACTACCTACCATCGCAAGCAGTATGAATCAGCTCGGGGTGTAGTAACCGATGTCGATGGTCAGCTGGGCAAACTAACTTTGCGGGTTGACTTTGAGGATGTAAAAATCAACATCAATGCTGTCGTGAGCGTTAAATGA
- a CDS encoding transcriptional regulator encodes MRNRLVKSMDRNTVMDMMYLSNSGEVSKRRIDVLRVGEVSFWAYCHLRRSKRTFTIDNVLALVPIIATESRVI; translated from the coding sequence GTGCGGAATCGGTTGGTGAAGTCGATGGACCGTAATACAGTAATGGATATGATGTATCTGTCTAACAGTGGGGAAGTCAGTAAGCGGAGGATTGATGTGTTGCGGGTTGGAGAAGTTTCATTTTGGGCTTATTGCCATTTACGGAGATCCAAGCGAACGTTTACCATTGACAATGTTTTAGCACTTGTTCCCATTATAGCGACAGAGAGCAGGGTGATCTGA
- a CDS encoding DUF6877 family protein, whose translation MYDCLYLNILCTEDDPYIYQQLRYANRFVKE comes from the coding sequence ATGTATGACTGTCTATATCTTAATATTCTATGTACTGAGGATGATCCATATATTTATCAGCAATTAAGGTACGCAAACCGATTTGTGAAGGAGTGA
- a CDS encoding ABC-F family ATP-binding cassette domain-containing protein: MIAVSNVSLQFGDRKLFEDVNIQFNPGHCYGLIGANGAGKSTFLKILSGELETQEGNVIMNKDERLAILKQNHFEYEESVVLDTVIMGHKRLYDIMMEKNAIYMKEDFSDEDGMRAAELEGEFGDLNGWEAESEAAILLQGLGLKEEFHQVKMAELDGSDKVKVLLAQALFGKPDVLLLDEPTNHLDLKAIQWLEEFLINFDNTVIVVSHDRHFLNKVCTQIADLDFSKIQVYPGNYDFWYESSQLALKMSQDQNKKKEEKIKELQAFVARFSANASKSKQATSRKKTLEKIELDDIKPSSRRYPFVNFQIGREIGNDVLTIQDVSKTQDGRVMLKDASFTMNKEDKIILLGNPLAKTALLEILAEEAEPDAGTVKWGVTTSRAYFPLDNNEYFQGSEQSLVEWLRQYSPDDQTETFLRGFLGRMLFSGEEVNKKPSVLSGGEKVRCMLSKMMLTSANVLLLDEPMNHLDLESIQALNNGLISFKGAMLFTSHDQQFIQTVANRIIEIHDDGTIFDKMMGYDEYLEWKEQQEKAK, encoded by the coding sequence ATGATAGCAGTCAGTAATGTAAGCCTTCAATTCGGCGATCGCAAGCTGTTTGAAGATGTGAATATACAGTTTAATCCGGGCCATTGTTATGGTCTAATTGGTGCAAACGGTGCGGGTAAATCAACATTTTTGAAAATTTTGTCGGGTGAACTTGAAACACAAGAAGGAAACGTCATCATGAACAAAGATGAGCGCCTTGCAATCCTGAAACAGAACCACTTCGAATATGAAGAAAGCGTCGTCCTAGATACAGTCATTATGGGCCATAAACGCCTGTATGACATTATGATGGAGAAAAACGCTATCTATATGAAAGAAGATTTTTCTGATGAAGATGGTATGCGTGCTGCTGAACTTGAAGGTGAGTTTGGCGATTTAAATGGGTGGGAAGCTGAGTCTGAAGCTGCTATCCTTTTACAAGGATTAGGTCTAAAAGAAGAGTTCCACCAAGTGAAAATGGCTGAACTTGATGGGTCTGATAAGGTAAAAGTGCTTCTAGCACAAGCGCTATTCGGTAAACCTGACGTCCTTCTTCTCGATGAGCCTACTAACCACTTGGATTTGAAAGCTATCCAATGGCTAGAAGAATTCCTCATCAACTTTGATAACACAGTTATTGTCGTGTCCCACGACCGTCACTTCTTGAATAAAGTATGTACGCAAATTGCCGATCTCGATTTCTCTAAAATCCAAGTATACCCAGGTAACTATGATTTCTGGTATGAATCTAGCCAGTTAGCTTTGAAAATGTCACAGGACCAAAACAAGAAAAAAGAAGAAAAGATTAAGGAGCTTCAAGCATTCGTTGCGCGTTTCAGTGCCAACGCTTCGAAATCTAAACAAGCGACTTCACGTAAGAAGACACTCGAAAAAATCGAGTTAGATGATATTAAACCATCATCACGCCGTTATCCATTCGTCAACTTCCAGATTGGTCGCGAAATCGGGAATGACGTACTGACAATTCAAGACGTTTCAAAAACACAAGATGGCAGAGTTATGCTGAAAGATGCGTCATTCACAATGAACAAAGAAGATAAAATCATTCTTCTTGGAAATCCACTTGCAAAAACAGCTCTTCTTGAAATTCTAGCAGAAGAAGCTGAACCGGATGCTGGTACTGTAAAATGGGGTGTGACGACATCACGCGCATACTTCCCTCTCGACAATAATGAATACTTCCAAGGTTCTGAGCAATCACTCGTGGAATGGTTGCGTCAATATTCACCTGACGATCAAACTGAAACCTTCTTGCGTGGTTTCCTAGGACGTATGCTGTTCTCTGGTGAAGAAGTGAACAAAAAGCCATCTGTTCTATCCGGTGGAGAAAAAGTACGTTGTATGCTGTCGAAAATGATGCTAACAAGTGCTAACGTTCTTCTTCTTGATGAGCCGATGAACCACTTGGATCTTGAATCGATTCAAGCACTCAACAATGGTTTAATTTCATTCAAGGGTGCAATGCTCTTTACATCACATGACCAACAGTTCATTCAAACAGTTGCCAACCGTATTATCGAAATTCACGATGACGGTACAATTTTCGATAAAATGATGGGCTATGATGAGTATCTAGAATGGAAAGAACAACAAGAAAAAGCTAAATAA
- a CDS encoding DUF1033 family protein, translating to MIYMKADYEPWWMFEGWEETIRTRHSFDNAEEAIVYCEQLLAELRVKYTLEAMKKDCFYAFWSECEKDFCESCDEDLQLYHGVIFMKDGKPTAYRVVV from the coding sequence GTGATTTATATGAAAGCAGATTATGAGCCGTGGTGGATGTTTGAAGGCTGGGAAGAAACGATTCGCACTCGCCACTCATTTGACAACGCCGAAGAGGCTATCGTTTATTGTGAACAGCTACTGGCGGAGCTACGCGTGAAGTATACGCTTGAGGCAATGAAAAAAGATTGTTTTTATGCGTTTTGGTCAGAATGTGAAAAGGATTTTTGTGAATCATGTGATGAGGATCTACAACTTTACCACGGTGTTATCTTCATGAAAGATGGTAAACCAACTGCTTATCGTGTGGTGGTTTAA
- a CDS encoding 5-bromo-4-chloroindolyl phosphate hydrolysis family protein, which produces MKEIQQFFIRHFITAPISFGSWLYLVFGASLNIFAATGLWAAIYLGGTFTIKQIQITSNIKNLGMSRSEYSHIKGQLIEAKKKIKRLNSLYGQVRSVQAFKQVYEMNGLARRILGIVKTNPKKFYHVEKFFYAHLDSAVELTSKYALLVNQPLKDKELRIALQNTRETLGDVNKQLEQDLRSALAPDIHQLQMEIDFVDITMNQDKPLLEMKGDTPNDRK; this is translated from the coding sequence ATGAAAGAAATCCAACAATTTTTTATTCGACATTTCATCACTGCCCCCATTAGCTTCGGGTCGTGGCTCTATTTAGTGTTTGGTGCAAGCCTCAATATTTTCGCTGCAACAGGCCTTTGGGCAGCAATCTATCTCGGTGGAACTTTTACAATAAAGCAGATTCAAATAACCTCCAACATAAAAAACCTGGGGATGTCCCGATCTGAATATAGCCATATTAAAGGCCAACTTATTGAAGCAAAAAAGAAAATAAAGCGACTGAACAGTCTTTACGGACAAGTTCGATCCGTCCAAGCCTTTAAACAAGTATATGAAATGAACGGCCTCGCTAGAAGGATTCTCGGCATTGTCAAAACAAATCCAAAGAAATTTTATCATGTCGAAAAGTTTTTCTATGCCCATCTCGATTCCGCAGTCGAACTGACTTCGAAATATGCTTTGCTTGTGAACCAACCATTGAAAGACAAAGAACTTCGTATTGCTCTACAAAATACGCGTGAAACACTTGGCGATGTCAATAAACAGTTGGAGCAAGATTTACGTAGCGCCCTTGCCCCCGACATCCATCAGCTCCAAATGGAAATCGACTTTGTCGATATCACGATGAATCAAGACAAACCGCTTCTCGAAATGAAAGGAGATACCCCTAATGACCGAAAATAA